From one Luteolibacter sp. SL250 genomic stretch:
- a CDS encoding N-acetylmuramoyl-L-alanine amidase — translation MDFPLKPFLALAVTAFLASCGAPSGTGSSSSGRDHWGHRPGPKGFRTVIIDAGHGGKDPGAVSRHTGQQEKELALDTARRIKAELGGFHTILMRSGDEFIDLDDRVSRANRHGDAILISVHYNSGPSGIRGPETYYWRVDSHGLAVRLQRAMTSVSPSEAGSRGLVRRRLRLTRNPEIPCVLIECGYLSNPAEARLAQSPAYRDKLAKAIAGAIKTQAAIGDSGTGPLPPPINAPMSRPTDAPE, via the coding sequence ATGGATTTCCCCTTGAAGCCATTTCTGGCCCTCGCCGTCACCGCCTTCCTCGCCTCCTGCGGCGCGCCTTCCGGCACCGGTTCCTCTTCCTCCGGACGCGACCACTGGGGCCACCGTCCCGGGCCGAAGGGATTCCGCACCGTCATCATCGACGCCGGACACGGCGGGAAAGACCCCGGAGCGGTCAGCCGCCACACCGGCCAGCAGGAAAAGGAACTGGCTCTGGACACCGCCAGGCGCATCAAGGCGGAGCTGGGTGGATTCCACACCATCCTCATGCGGTCCGGGGACGAGTTCATCGACCTGGACGACCGCGTTTCCCGCGCCAACCGCCATGGCGACGCCATTCTCATCAGCGTCCACTACAACAGCGGCCCGTCCGGCATCCGTGGCCCGGAGACCTACTACTGGCGGGTGGACAGCCACGGCCTGGCCGTGCGTCTGCAACGCGCCATGACCAGCGTCAGCCCGTCGGAGGCAGGCAGCCGTGGCCTGGTCCGCCGCCGCCTCCGCCTCACCCGGAATCCGGAGATCCCCTGCGTCCTCATCGAGTGCGGCTACCTCAGCAACCCCGCGGAGGCGCGCCTCGCCCAGTCCCCCGCCTACCGTGACAAGCTCGCCAAGGCCATCGCCGGGGCGATCAAAACCCAGGCCGCCATCGGCGACTCCGGCACCGGCCCGCTGCCGCCGCCCATCAACGCACCCATGAGCCGCCCGACCGACGCCCCGGAGTGA
- a CDS encoding sialate O-acetylesterase has translation MPTPSPVPDTDAPTPGTVPSLVAGGSAPSPAAPPSVGPSLPGGVVAPPPEVMPEVPVQPPAGFLPSTKADTDAGNIPARTWRAALNGGGDGYFAVRHPLAVAQRCHVILYGQSNASGSDAVPVLTTTAVYDALRFSTGVRGAGGGGVTAVSLLESTDDTQGETPCSGVALQWTESGTTDGAARLILSAVGYGGYGINQLVKGTAPYTDLLSRASHARTLSGGAGVSHAVAAVVWVQGESDGAMAQATYLEKLLDLREDLQADLRSQVLGGGEDFLHLPMVQPSAHINAGGGPALAQLEAAVRSPYHHLVAPAYALPHANNIHYSALGAQMAGRAAGRALRELAEHGDARTLMPMGASSRGREIIWFWDVPVPPLLLDSSALPPTPSHGFQVEDEDGMVPISSIEVMEDRVRIVVARDLEGDTEVRYALDNNGTGIINGASGNLRDSTADAFWIDGVSHLLPRAAPHAKRSVKHLRHDAADVILPGEVPLEEDAFDHWQFGTDSSSLTGLVNSEVLTRAGVLAATYEESSIILHKDDPGSHLQGLVSTMPDGIEQTILVVLRVPTEVVGGTYQIIAGTADPFTGSGLTIDFAGHIKFSNTLNAFNLPFTSAMNGGETGAWICLVFREGAGKFGLLLSGVGNREFHDYTTGTKDPVERNVGIGNCYANYSNCNDADLEFAELVLWNRRLSVRECIDALTRSRMRMAQRGVFF, from the coding sequence ATGCCCACACCGTCGCCCGTTCCAGACACCGATGCGCCCACTCCCGGCACCGTGCCATCCCTGGTGGCGGGCGGCAGTGCGCCATCACCCGCCGCTCCGCCGTCCGTAGGGCCATCTCTGCCTGGCGGAGTGGTGGCTCCGCCGCCGGAGGTGATGCCGGAGGTGCCTGTCCAACCGCCTGCGGGATTCCTGCCGTCCACCAAGGCGGACACGGATGCCGGGAACATCCCCGCCCGCACGTGGCGGGCGGCGCTCAATGGCGGGGGCGATGGGTATTTCGCGGTGCGGCACCCACTGGCGGTGGCCCAGCGTTGCCATGTCATCCTCTATGGCCAGAGCAATGCGTCCGGATCCGATGCGGTGCCGGTGCTCACCACCACGGCGGTCTATGATGCGCTGCGATTCTCCACCGGGGTGCGCGGAGCGGGCGGTGGAGGAGTGACGGCGGTATCCCTGCTGGAATCCACGGATGATACCCAGGGAGAGACGCCATGCTCCGGTGTGGCGCTGCAATGGACGGAGTCCGGCACGACGGATGGCGCGGCGCGGTTGATCCTCAGTGCCGTCGGCTACGGTGGCTACGGGATTAACCAGCTGGTCAAGGGCACCGCCCCCTACACTGACCTCCTGTCCAGGGCGAGCCATGCGCGGACACTGAGTGGAGGTGCGGGTGTGAGCCATGCGGTGGCGGCCGTGGTGTGGGTCCAGGGTGAGAGTGACGGTGCCATGGCGCAGGCCACCTACCTGGAAAAGCTGCTGGATCTCCGCGAGGATCTGCAGGCGGACCTCCGCAGCCAGGTGCTGGGTGGTGGCGAAGATTTCCTCCACCTGCCGATGGTCCAGCCGTCCGCACACATCAACGCGGGTGGTGGCCCGGCGCTGGCCCAACTGGAGGCCGCCGTGCGCAGTCCCTACCACCACCTGGTGGCCCCTGCCTACGCGCTGCCCCATGCCAACAACATCCATTACTCCGCGCTGGGTGCCCAGATGGCGGGGCGGGCCGCCGGGCGTGCCCTCCGTGAGCTAGCGGAACATGGAGATGCGCGGACGCTGATGCCGATGGGTGCCAGCAGCCGTGGCCGTGAAATCATCTGGTTCTGGGATGTGCCGGTGCCGCCGCTCCTCCTGGACAGTTCCGCGCTGCCGCCGACTCCGAGCCATGGGTTCCAGGTGGAGGACGAAGATGGGATGGTGCCGATCTCCTCCATCGAGGTCATGGAGGACCGGGTGAGGATCGTGGTGGCCAGGGACCTGGAAGGTGATACGGAGGTGCGCTATGCGCTGGACAACAACGGCACGGGCATCATCAACGGTGCGTCGGGAAATCTCCGTGATTCCACGGCGGATGCGTTCTGGATCGATGGGGTTTCCCATCTGCTGCCACGGGCGGCCCCACATGCGAAGCGGTCCGTGAAACACCTGCGGCATGATGCTGCGGATGTGATCCTCCCTGGCGAAGTTCCGCTGGAGGAAGACGCGTTCGACCACTGGCAGTTCGGCACCGACAGCAGCTCACTGACCGGACTGGTCAATTCCGAGGTGCTGACGCGGGCGGGTGTCCTCGCCGCGACCTATGAGGAGTCCTCCATCATCCTGCACAAGGATGATCCGGGGTCCCATCTGCAAGGGCTGGTCAGCACGATGCCGGACGGGATCGAGCAGACCATCCTGGTGGTGCTGCGCGTGCCCACGGAAGTGGTCGGCGGCACCTACCAGATCATCGCCGGGACGGCGGATCCGTTCACGGGATCGGGACTGACGATCGATTTCGCAGGCCATATCAAATTTTCGAATACCCTCAACGCCTTCAACCTCCCCTTCACCTCCGCGATGAATGGCGGGGAAACGGGAGCCTGGATCTGCCTGGTATTCCGCGAGGGTGCCGGGAAGTTCGGCCTGCTGCTTTCCGGTGTGGGCAACCGGGAGTTCCACGACTACACCACCGGGACGAAGGATCCGGTAGAGCGGAACGTGGGCATCGGGAACTGCTACGCGAACTACAGCAACTGCAATGACGCGGACCTGGAGTTCGCCGAGCTGGTTCTGTGGAACCGCCGCCTGTCCGTCCGTGAGTGCATCGACGCGCTCACCCGTTCCCGGATGAGGATGGCACAACGAGGCGTGTTTTTCTGA
- a CDS encoding DNA adenine methylase, whose translation MISTAPSPNCSALGDVDLAFMLESLAGMMRRPAPVVGAPQPVVGWQGGKRWLVKELVPLIPPHKTYVELFCGGGALLCAKAPSNAEVINDRNSDLVNLFRVVKYHLDALLQELEWNLNSRAEFADHKAQRGLTDIQRAARWFLRMKNGFGGAADHFGTSKSGGGAAFSSKEGRLALLRAFNRRLDSVAIENLDWKECLEQYDSKVTVFFCDPPYTTGVAHYGAWTIDDLARFREEGLDQMKGTWILTIDDTPANRGLFKDCHITTVGRKNGIAHKADGGTSQYHELIIRPDDGRHQPMELNLE comes from the coding sequence ATGATTTCCACCGCTCCATCTCCCAACTGCTCCGCCCTCGGCGATGTCGATCTGGCATTCATGCTGGAATCGCTGGCAGGCATGATGCGCCGCCCCGCGCCGGTGGTCGGCGCACCGCAGCCGGTGGTGGGCTGGCAGGGTGGCAAGCGGTGGCTGGTCAAGGAGCTGGTGCCGCTGATCCCACCGCACAAAACCTACGTCGAGCTGTTCTGTGGTGGCGGTGCGCTTCTGTGTGCGAAGGCACCGTCCAACGCCGAAGTCATCAACGACCGAAACAGTGACCTCGTGAACCTGTTCCGGGTGGTGAAATACCATCTGGATGCGCTGCTCCAGGAACTGGAGTGGAACCTCAACAGCCGGGCGGAGTTCGCGGACCACAAGGCGCAGCGCGGACTGACCGACATCCAACGTGCGGCGCGGTGGTTCCTGCGGATGAAGAACGGCTTCGGCGGCGCAGCGGACCACTTCGGCACGTCGAAGTCCGGAGGTGGCGCGGCGTTCTCCTCCAAGGAGGGGCGGCTCGCCCTGCTGCGTGCGTTCAACCGCCGCCTGGACAGCGTCGCCATCGAGAACCTCGATTGGAAAGAGTGCCTGGAACAGTACGATTCCAAGGTCACTGTTTTCTTCTGCGACCCTCCCTACACCACGGGCGTGGCGCACTACGGTGCCTGGACGATCGATGACCTGGCGCGGTTCCGGGAGGAGGGCCTGGACCAGATGAAGGGCACCTGGATCCTCACCATCGACGACACGCCTGCGAACCGTGGGCTGTTCAAGGACTGCCACATCACGACGGTGGGCCGGAAGAACGGCATCGCCCACAAGGCGGACGGAGGCACCTCCCAGTATCACGAACTGATCATCCGGCCTGACGATGGCCGCCACCAACCCATGGAGCTGAACCTGGAATGA